Proteins from a genomic interval of Pseudomonadota bacterium:
- a CDS encoding alpha/beta family hydrolase produces the protein MELLSDGPREAEWTVVLAHGAGAPMDSPFMNTVAVCLGERDHRCLRFEFPYMSARREDGRRRPPNPQACLLEAWREAVAAAAGRASRLIIGGKSMGGRMASLLADELGVAGLICLGYPFHPAGKPERLRTEHLEALCTPTLIVQGERDPLGKRAEVEGYALSSAIRLHWCCDGDHDLKPRKASGTTQQANLASALDAVEAFIDQLR, from the coding sequence ATGGAATTGCTGAGTGACGGCCCACGTGAGGCTGAATGGACGGTGGTGCTGGCACACGGTGCGGGGGCACCCATGGATAGCCCATTCATGAATACCGTGGCGGTGTGCCTTGGTGAGCGGGACCATCGGTGCTTGCGCTTCGAGTTCCCGTACATGTCGGCTCGCCGAGAGGACGGCCGGCGCCGCCCCCCAAACCCGCAGGCCTGCCTCCTGGAGGCGTGGCGGGAGGCCGTCGCCGCCGCCGCGGGACGTGCATCGAGGCTGATCATCGGAGGCAAGTCCATGGGCGGGCGGATGGCGAGCTTGTTGGCGGATGAGCTCGGCGTAGCCGGTCTCATCTGCCTTGGCTACCCCTTTCACCCCGCGGGCAAGCCGGAGCGCCTGCGCACCGAACACCTCGAGGCCTTGTGCACGCCCACGCTAATCGTCCAGGGCGAGCGCGATCCCCTGGGCAAGCGAGCGGAGGTAGAGGGCTATGCCCTGTCGTCGGCCATCCGCCTGCACTGGTGCTGCGATGGCGATCACGACCTCAAGCCGCGCAAAGCCAGCGGTACAACCCAGCAGGCCAACCTAGCCTCGGCGCTCGACGCCGTGGAGGCATTCATCGACCAACTCCGCTGA